The [Pseudomonas] carboxydohydrogena genome includes a window with the following:
- a CDS encoding YbaN family protein: MRVIYLILGLACVALGFIGAFLPVLPTTPFLILAAACFARSSPRLENWLLSHPLFGPMLRAWRERGAIPRKAKLMALAGMSVGFIAFWMGSHPGPLLMAGVGIIMLSGLAYVFSRPSA, from the coding sequence ATGCGCGTTATCTATCTTATTCTCGGTCTGGCGTGCGTTGCCCTTGGATTCATCGGCGCATTCCTGCCCGTGCTTCCGACGACACCATTCCTCATCCTCGCCGCAGCCTGCTTTGCGCGTTCATCGCCACGGCTGGAAAACTGGCTGCTCTCGCATCCGCTCTTCGGGCCGATGCTGCGCGCATGGCGCGAACGCGGTGCAATTCCACGCAAGGCGAAGCTCATGGCGCTCGCTGGCATGAGCGTCGGCTTTATCGCGTTCTGGATGGGCAGCCACCCCGGCCCGCTGCTGATGGCGGGCGTCGGGATCATCATGCTTTCAGGCCTCGCGTACGTTTTCAGCAGGCCGTCGGCGTGA
- a CDS encoding carboxymuconolactone decarboxylase family protein has protein sequence MTRVNLVDPASASGAAAPLLKDITGAFGVTPNMFRAVANSPAALKSMWGSFGALGSGKIGAKLGEQIAVAIANRNACQYCLSAHTVLGQKAGATAEQMANAQAGRSSDPRTAAALTFALKVVEHRAHISDEDVQALRAASFGDEEIVEILAHVALNLFTNYVNVAFDVPLDFPAVAFRKVA, from the coding sequence ATGACCCGAGTAAATCTCGTCGATCCCGCGTCCGCAAGTGGGGCCGCGGCCCCCCTTCTCAAGGACATCACCGGCGCCTTCGGCGTCACGCCCAACATGTTTCGCGCCGTCGCGAACTCCCCCGCCGCTCTCAAGAGCATGTGGGGATCGTTCGGAGCCCTCGGCAGCGGAAAGATCGGGGCCAAGCTGGGCGAGCAGATCGCTGTCGCCATCGCCAACCGTAATGCCTGCCAATATTGCCTGTCGGCTCATACCGTGCTTGGCCAGAAGGCCGGCGCAACAGCGGAGCAGATGGCGAATGCGCAGGCCGGGCGTTCGTCCGATCCCAGGACCGCGGCGGCACTCACCTTCGCTCTCAAGGTGGTCGAACACCGCGCCCATATCAGTGATGAAGACGTTCAGGCGTTGCGCGCGGCCAGCTTCGGCGACGAGGAGATCGTCGAAATCCTCGCCCACGTCGCGCTCAATCTGTTCACTAATTACGTCAACGTCGCCTTCGACGTGCCGCTGGATTTCCCGGCGGTGGCGTTTCGCAAGGTCGCCTGA
- a CDS encoding ABC transporter ATP-binding protein, with the protein MTMAAVANKTDAMLSLRGVSGGYGGMPVLNDVSLDVYPAEIVALVGSNGAGKTTLLRALSRVLACTGEIILDGKNLVPMTSDQAFGVGLVQVPEGRQLFDRMTVQDNLLMGAFQRKDKAGVTRDLDKMYTLFPKLSERRRQLAGSMSGGEQQMCAMARGLMAAPKLLMIDEMSLGLAPVIAEQLMDVLASIRNDGVTVLLVEQDIHLALSGADRGYVMETGRIVHSGTAKDLIDDPQVRKAYLGL; encoded by the coding sequence ATGACGATGGCGGCGGTTGCGAACAAGACAGATGCGATGTTGAGCTTGCGCGGCGTCAGCGGCGGCTATGGCGGCATGCCGGTGCTCAACGATGTGTCGCTCGACGTCTATCCGGCGGAGATCGTGGCGCTGGTCGGCAGCAACGGCGCGGGCAAGACGACATTGCTGCGCGCGCTGTCGCGCGTTCTGGCCTGCACGGGTGAGATCATTCTCGACGGCAAGAACCTCGTGCCGATGACCTCGGACCAGGCATTCGGTGTCGGCCTCGTGCAGGTGCCGGAAGGGCGGCAGTTGTTCGACCGCATGACGGTGCAGGACAACCTCCTGATGGGCGCGTTCCAGCGCAAGGACAAGGCGGGTGTCACGCGCGACCTCGACAAGATGTACACGCTGTTTCCGAAATTGTCGGAGCGTCGCCGTCAACTCGCCGGCAGCATGTCCGGCGGCGAGCAGCAGATGTGCGCGATGGCGCGCGGCCTGATGGCGGCGCCGAAACTGCTGATGATCGACGAGATGAGCCTCGGCCTCGCGCCGGTGATCGCCGAGCAGTTGATGGACGTGCTGGCCTCGATCCGCAATGACGGTGTGACCGTGCTGCTTGTCGAGCAGGACATCCATCTGGCTCTGTCGGGCGCGGATCGCGGCTACGTCATGGAGACGGGGCGCATCGTCCATAGTGGCACGGCCAAGGACCTGATCGACGATCCGCAGGTGCGCAAGGCGTATCTCGGGCTCTAG
- a CDS encoding MarR family winged helix-turn-helix transcriptional regulator produces MSKQPPFDFEAASQPVATRAGAGLAKIGIALKHHAWRDGSPERLTPTQGQTVVILKNARRGLRLDEIAAALGVTAPTASEAVKSLVQKKFAARRSCKDDGRAVSVTLTARGEELADRVANWPDFLLRALDTLDAAEQTAFLRSLMKIIRGLQDAGDIPIQRMCIGCRYFNPHSHADPVRPHHCAFVDAPFGDRHLRLDCNEYEAAAPNAARSNWGAWSGNAPASGIEGAI; encoded by the coding sequence GTGAGCAAACAGCCGCCCTTCGATTTCGAAGCCGCCAGCCAGCCGGTCGCAACCCGCGCGGGCGCCGGGCTCGCCAAGATCGGCATTGCCCTCAAACATCACGCATGGCGCGATGGAAGCCCTGAGCGCCTCACGCCGACGCAAGGCCAGACGGTTGTCATCCTCAAAAACGCACGGCGCGGTTTACGTCTTGACGAAATCGCCGCGGCGCTCGGCGTCACCGCCCCGACCGCGAGCGAGGCGGTCAAATCGCTGGTGCAGAAGAAATTCGCGGCGCGACGAAGCTGCAAGGACGATGGCCGGGCCGTATCCGTGACGCTGACGGCGCGTGGCGAAGAACTCGCGGATCGTGTCGCCAACTGGCCGGACTTCCTGCTGCGCGCCCTCGACACGCTCGACGCGGCCGAGCAGACCGCCTTTCTACGCTCGCTGATGAAGATCATCCGCGGGTTGCAGGACGCTGGCGATATTCCCATCCAGCGCATGTGCATCGGTTGCCGCTACTTCAACCCGCATTCGCACGCCGATCCAGTGCGGCCGCATCATTGCGCGTTCGTCGATGCGCCGTTCGGCGACCGGCATTTGCGCCTCGATTGCAATGAATACGAAGCCGCCGCACCGAACGCAGCCCGCTCGAACTGGGGTGCATGGAGCGGCAATGCACCGGCGTCCGGCATCGAAGGAGCGATATGA
- a CDS encoding ABC transporter ATP-binding protein encodes MSAILDVQNVTRRFAGLIAVNNVSFSLQPKEILGIIGPNGAGKTTLISLISGTVAPTSGDILFEGKSINALQTYQRARIGIGRTFQIMRPFPGLSVLDNVAVGALFGHGGGESQLSRAREMARAQLDFVGLGAFVDQRADELGGPGRKRLELAKALAMQPKVLLCDEVMAGLNHVEIDEVIDVIRKVRDEGISVLVIEHVIKAIKSLSDRLMVLHHGEKIADGDPDTVLSNQAVVEAYLGKRRA; translated from the coding sequence GTGAGCGCTATTCTCGATGTTCAGAACGTCACGCGGCGCTTTGCCGGCCTGATCGCCGTCAACAACGTCAGCTTCTCGTTGCAGCCGAAGGAGATCCTCGGGATCATCGGCCCGAACGGCGCGGGCAAGACGACGCTGATCAGTCTGATCAGCGGCACGGTCGCGCCGACCTCCGGCGACATCCTGTTCGAAGGCAAGTCGATCAACGCGTTGCAGACGTACCAGCGCGCGCGGATCGGCATCGGCCGCACCTTCCAGATCATGCGGCCGTTTCCCGGCCTGTCGGTACTCGACAACGTGGCGGTCGGGGCGCTGTTCGGCCATGGCGGTGGTGAATCGCAATTGTCGCGGGCGCGCGAGATGGCGCGCGCGCAGCTTGATTTCGTCGGTCTCGGCGCATTCGTCGATCAGCGCGCCGATGAGTTGGGCGGGCCGGGCCGCAAGCGGCTGGAGCTGGCAAAGGCGCTGGCGATGCAGCCGAAGGTGCTGTTGTGCGACGAGGTGATGGCCGGCCTCAACCACGTCGAGATCGACGAGGTGATCGACGTCATCCGCAAGGTGCGCGACGAGGGCATCAGCGTTCTCGTCATCGAGCATGTCATCAAGGCGATCAAGAGCCTGTCCGACCGGCTCATGGTGCTGCATCACGGCGAGAAGATCGCCGACGGCGATCCGGACACCGTTCTTTCCAATCAGGCTGTTGTCGAAGCCTATCTCGGCAAGAGGCGCGCATGA